Below is a window of Bacillus horti DNA.
CAGCGTTTGTATGTAACTGTGATCAGGTTGCTCATCATCTAGTAAATAAGCTGAAGGTGTTAGGTTATAGAATTCCAGAAGATTGCTCTATCGTTGGCTTTGATAATGACATATATGCCACGATAACGGAGCCAAGTCTTACAACCATTGAAGTAAATATCCAAGAGATGGCTAAACAAACAACTAAATCTATTGTTGAGAAAATACAGAATAACAACCAGTCCTTTGGGCGAATCTCGGTAAAGGGTAAGCTTATTTACAGAAATTCTGTAACGAAAGTAGCAGAAAGGTAAGGGAGTTGATTAGGATAAACTATGTTGCGAATAGATTTAACTGTAGACAAAGAGACATTACCTACAGTATTGAATGCAGATGATTTTAAACAACAGCTTATCGTCCGTAGCCTTTATGATTTAGCATAAGATTAACCAAAAATAAGGAGAACGTAAATGGCAGGAAGAATTGGTGTGGATCTAGGGGGAACTAATGTCAGAGTAGCCCTTGTTAATGATCAAGGTACTGTATTAGCTAGTCACTCAGAGAAGACTGAGGCTGAAAAAGGACCAGATTATATTATCGCTAAAATAATTAATATGATCGACAGGTATAAGAAAAAAGAGCCCATCAGAGGAATAGGGATAGGAGCACCTGGTCCACTAAACGCTAAAAAGGGTTTAATTTTAAACCCGCCTAATCTACCAGGATGGGATCATATTCCTCTTGTTCAAAAGCTAGAGAAGCATTTCCAAACGTCAGTAGTCTTAGATAACGACGCCAATGTGGCAGCTCTAGCTGAAGCTAAGGTAGGGAGTGGACAGGGCTATGAAAGTGTATTTTATCTTACGGTAAGCACAGGAATCGGTGGAGGATTTGTGATTAACGATAGGATTTACAGCGGGGCTCATGGCTATGCTGCTGAGATTGGCAACATGATTATTGATCCTAGCGGCTATAAGCACGCAAATATGAATCAAGGCTCATGGGAAAGCCTGGCTAGTGGTACAGCTATTGCACGGCAAGCTTTGAAGGAATTTGGTCACACAGGGGGAACAAAAGAAGTATTTACTCTTGCTCAAGAGGGTCATGAATCAGCCGTTAAAATTGTGCATCAAACGGTAGATTATTTAGCTATGGGGATAGCCAATATTGCTCATACGATTGACCCTGATGTTTTTGTGTTAGGGGGAGGCGTTATGAATTCCAAAACACTAATCTTAGAGCCTTTAAAGCAAAAGGTAAAAGAGTATGTTTACCCTGAGCTTGCTGAGTCCATTCATATTGTACACGCTTCATTAGAAGATCAGGCAGGAGTAGTCGGTGCAGCATTACTAATCTGACATGATGGAGGGAAATCTATGTATAATGATATGTCTTTGGAAGGCTTGAGGTCCTATCAAGGAAGTAGTCCAAAACCTACAGATTTTGATAGCTATTGGTCACGAGCACTTAAGGAGTTAGATGAGCAATCATTAGAGTACGAGCATATTCCAGCAAATATTCAAACAGATGTTGCTGAGTGCTTTCACCTTTACTTTACTGGAGTGGGAGGAGCAAGAGTGTATGCTAAGCTCGTCAAGCCCAAGCAGATTAAAGAGCATAGGCGAGGAATCGTCATGTTCCACGGTTACTCGGGGAATAGTGGTGATTGGTTTGATAAAATTGCTTATGCAGCCCAAGGCTTTACCGTTATGGCGCTAGACTGTAGAGGTCAAGGTGGTCTATCTGAGGATAATTTACCTGTTAAAGGAACAACCCTTAGAGGACATATTATTAGAGGAATTGATAATCCTGATCCTTACCATCTTTATTT
It encodes the following:
- a CDS encoding ROK family protein, whose product is MAGRIGVDLGGTNVRVALVNDQGTVLASHSEKTEAEKGPDYIIAKIINMIDRYKKKEPIRGIGIGAPGPLNAKKGLILNPPNLPGWDHIPLVQKLEKHFQTSVVLDNDANVAALAEAKVGSGQGYESVFYLTVSTGIGGGFVINDRIYSGAHGYAAEIGNMIIDPSGYKHANMNQGSWESLASGTAIARQALKEFGHTGGTKEVFTLAQEGHESAVKIVHQTVDYLAMGIANIAHTIDPDVFVLGGGVMNSKTLILEPLKQKVKEYVYPELAESIHIVHASLEDQAGVVGAALLI